Proteins from one Embleya scabrispora genomic window:
- a CDS encoding FHA domain-containing protein has protein sequence MWDAIVDVADVCHSEDWEPAGAEGPIPARVDAATAAWRARHGADARVELVVDRALLYTLSPADAHALRRLVGLGEASLVPVADTVILERAEAGGLHVLSGDRFLDFRRRHPWIEAHPERFHHWRRDADGVVRFVPAGIRPESPVARVEDVGDRCPDPARHPEIVRTRWRCAEASCVYGRTWSGRLPVWPCVDDGGRAVCPGCASVLRAAGARRTMREVALADHAGGASIERLPLEVGDALVLGRGRIDNGYDLGGRGHRFGEAVRYVSRQHLLLRLASGRAGEHVVAVDLGSANGTEVERWNGATYEPGRSLAVDTEVVLAPRDRLVLGGGVRVEVADRRIDAAAEAASAAATG, from the coding sequence ATGTGGGACGCGATCGTGGATGTGGCCGATGTATGCCACTCCGAGGACTGGGAACCGGCCGGCGCGGAAGGGCCGATTCCGGCTCGCGTCGATGCCGCCACGGCGGCTTGGCGGGCTCGCCACGGGGCCGACGCGCGGGTCGAACTCGTGGTCGACCGGGCGTTGTTGTACACCCTGAGCCCGGCCGACGCGCACGCGTTGCGGCGGCTTGTCGGGCTCGGTGAGGCGAGTCTGGTGCCGGTCGCGGACACGGTGATCCTGGAACGGGCCGAAGCCGGCGGGCTGCACGTGCTGAGCGGGGATCGTTTCCTCGACTTTCGCCGCCGACACCCGTGGATCGAGGCGCACCCCGAGCGGTTCCACCACTGGCGGCGGGATGCGGACGGCGTGGTGCGCTTCGTGCCCGCCGGGATCCGGCCCGAGTCGCCCGTCGCTCGCGTCGAGGACGTCGGCGACCGCTGTCCCGACCCGGCGCGGCATCCGGAGATCGTGCGCACCCGGTGGCGCTGCGCCGAGGCGTCGTGTGTGTACGGGCGTACCTGGAGCGGGCGGCTGCCGGTGTGGCCGTGCGTGGACGACGGTGGGCGGGCGGTCTGTCCGGGCTGCGCGAGCGTGCTCCGGGCGGCGGGCGCGCGCCGGACGATGCGCGAGGTGGCGCTGGCCGACCACGCCGGCGGCGCGTCGATCGAGCGCCTTCCGCTGGAGGTGGGCGATGCCCTCGTACTCGGCCGGGGGCGCATCGACAACGGCTACGACCTGGGCGGTCGGGGGCACCGGTTCGGCGAGGCGGTGCGCTACGTGAGCCGACAGCACCTACTCCTTCGCCTGGCGTCGGGGCGGGCCGGCGAGCACGTGGTCGCGGTCGATCTCGGCTCCGCCAACGGCACCGAGGTGGAGCGGTGGAACGGCGCGACGTACGAGCCGGGCCGATCCCTGGCCGTGGACACCGAGGTGGTCCTCGCCCCGCGTGATCGGCTCGTGCTGGGCGGCGGGGTCCGGGTCGAGGTCGCCGACCGCCGGATCGACGCCGCCGCCGAAGCCGCGAGCGCCGCCGCCACGGGCTGA
- a CDS encoding PadR family transcriptional regulator, with translation MDDLTEMLKGTLEGCVLEIIAGEETYGYAITRRLNELGFADVVEGTVYTILLRLERNGLVQVTKRPSGVGPPRKFYALNDAGREELARFWAKWQYVSSRIDKLKEGGG, from the coding sequence ATGGACGACCTGACGGAGATGTTGAAGGGCACGCTCGAAGGTTGCGTGCTCGAAATCATCGCCGGCGAGGAAACCTACGGCTACGCCATCACCCGTCGGCTGAACGAACTCGGCTTCGCCGACGTCGTCGAGGGGACGGTGTACACCATCCTGCTGCGACTGGAGCGGAACGGCCTCGTCCAGGTCACGAAACGACCGTCCGGGGTCGGTCCGCCGCGCAAGTTCTACGCCCTCAACGACGCCGGACGCGAGGAACTCGCGAGGTTCTGGGCGAAATGGCAGTACGTCTCGTCACGCATCGACAAGCTCAAGGAGGGCGGCGGATGA
- a CDS encoding DUF1048 domain-containing protein: MNFRETVTGSDLTREWKAFEARAKALPDGHRAAWEQIKANLFLYGDFTGRNLLPILDGALGLLEESVADGQGVHEVLGDDIPGFCAALVGGKGARTHRDRWREQLNGNVARKLSRLGG; encoded by the coding sequence ATGAACTTCCGCGAGACGGTCACCGGCAGCGATCTCACCAGGGAATGGAAGGCGTTCGAAGCCCGGGCCAAGGCCCTGCCGGACGGCCACCGGGCGGCGTGGGAACAGATCAAGGCCAACCTCTTCCTCTACGGGGACTTCACCGGCCGCAACCTGCTGCCGATCCTCGACGGCGCCCTGGGGCTGCTCGAGGAATCGGTGGCGGACGGGCAGGGCGTGCACGAGGTGCTCGGCGACGACATCCCGGGCTTTTGCGCGGCGCTGGTCGGCGGAAAAGGGGCGCGCACCCATCGCGACCGATGGCGCGAGCAGTTGAACGGGAACGTCGCACGGAAACTGAGCCGGCTGGGAGGCTGA
- a CDS encoding DUF1048 domain-containing protein, translating into MSIRDIIEGKKQWRAHTARVKALPPDYRIVYKEMQTYLFKVGPLDLPDGPLLPGIVDFFEEGAAAGKGVLELIGTDVAAFCDDLIKDSRTRADALRESIGSRPGPAEK; encoded by the coding sequence GTGAGCATCCGGGACATCATCGAGGGCAAGAAGCAGTGGCGGGCGCATACGGCTCGGGTCAAGGCGCTCCCGCCCGACTACCGCATCGTCTACAAGGAGATGCAGACGTACCTGTTCAAGGTCGGCCCGCTCGACCTGCCCGACGGGCCCCTGCTCCCGGGCATCGTCGACTTCTTCGAGGAGGGCGCTGCCGCGGGCAAGGGGGTCCTGGAGCTCATCGGCACCGACGTCGCCGCGTTCTGCGACGACCTGATCAAGGACTCCCGCACCCGTGCGGACGCCCTCCGGGAGTCCATCGGCAGTCGCCCCGGCCCGGCCGAGAAGTAG
- a CDS encoding HD domain-containing protein, with protein sequence MADDDRVVANFLFEAGTLKNHKRTGWWIAGVKDPESVAEHSWRAALLASIIAEMEGADPARAALLSVWHDTGESRTGDLAPEAICAGDADKLECLVQAVEYRDQGHANAERWIVNSQKRMRTESAKRIAAELLGTGSLGWLRKAMGES encoded by the coding sequence GTGGCTGACGACGACCGTGTGGTGGCGAACTTTCTTTTCGAGGCGGGGACGCTGAAGAACCACAAGCGCACCGGGTGGTGGATCGCGGGGGTCAAGGATCCGGAGAGCGTGGCCGAGCATTCGTGGCGGGCCGCCCTGTTGGCCTCGATCATCGCCGAGATGGAGGGTGCCGATCCGGCGCGGGCCGCGTTGTTGAGTGTGTGGCACGACACCGGGGAAAGCCGCACCGGGGATCTCGCGCCCGAGGCGATCTGTGCGGGGGACGCGGACAAGTTGGAGTGCCTGGTCCAGGCCGTCGAGTACCGGGACCAGGGGCACGCCAACGCCGAGCGCTGGATCGTGAACTCGCAGAAGCGGATGCGCACCGAGTCCGCCAAGCGCATCGCGGCCGAACTCCTGGGCACCGGTTCCCTGGGCTGGCTCCGCAAAGCCATGGGCGAGTCGTAG
- a CDS encoding helix-turn-helix domain-containing protein has protein sequence MDVPADLTMGERIEWLRRRRGMSRPVLAGLCGRGPDWLKKIESGERELRDHRLILRLACVLGLTDLGVLTGAGAGEVLQPVSPALHHESIPGIWAAVKKRNHSAVRPAEAPDVAALRARVDAAWRLWHGSRFNRSEVGALLADLIGDGEVAVRVLDGPERREAYAVLATIYHLVQQHIAYIAPAELVWVVADRGMSSAQYADTPEALAGAAWCYGNALRETADGDEALAVVIDAADAMRPHLDDLGEDARGLYGALHLHAAITHAKSGHDGDAWAHWQRGDATAKSLPAGYLHPWTVFGRTNVDIHAVSVAADLRRAGTALEYADRIDPETMPSMERQSRLWTESARSHVQRGEHTAALHLMKRAVTVGPEAVRFTPAARGVIAELWRTTRGPLRNDVVQLAENVGIVD, from the coding sequence ATGGACGTGCCGGCTGACCTGACGATGGGCGAGCGGATCGAGTGGTTGCGGAGGCGGCGTGGGATGAGCCGTCCGGTCCTGGCCGGGTTGTGTGGCCGCGGGCCCGACTGGCTCAAGAAGATCGAGTCCGGTGAGCGTGAACTGCGCGATCACAGACTGATACTGCGGTTGGCGTGCGTTCTCGGGCTGACGGATCTCGGGGTCCTCACCGGTGCCGGCGCCGGGGAGGTGCTGCAGCCCGTGTCACCGGCCCTGCATCACGAATCGATCCCCGGCATCTGGGCGGCGGTGAAGAAGCGGAACCACTCCGCCGTTCGGCCTGCGGAGGCACCGGACGTGGCGGCGCTCCGGGCGCGCGTCGATGCCGCCTGGCGGCTGTGGCACGGCTCGCGGTTCAACCGCAGCGAGGTCGGCGCGCTCCTGGCCGATCTGATCGGCGACGGCGAGGTCGCGGTTCGAGTGCTCGACGGGCCGGAGCGGCGTGAGGCGTACGCCGTCCTGGCCACGATCTACCACCTCGTACAGCAGCACATCGCCTATATCGCGCCTGCCGAGCTGGTGTGGGTGGTGGCCGATCGCGGCATGTCGTCCGCGCAGTACGCCGACACGCCGGAGGCACTCGCGGGGGCCGCCTGGTGCTACGGCAACGCGTTGCGCGAGACGGCCGACGGCGACGAGGCGCTGGCGGTCGTGATCGACGCGGCGGATGCGATGCGTCCGCACCTGGACGACCTCGGCGAGGACGCGCGGGGCCTGTACGGCGCGCTGCACCTGCATGCCGCGATCACGCACGCGAAGTCCGGCCACGACGGCGATGCCTGGGCCCACTGGCAGCGCGGCGACGCGACGGCGAAGTCCCTGCCGGCGGGCTACCTGCATCCGTGGACGGTCTTCGGGCGGACGAACGTGGACATCCACGCGGTCTCGGTGGCGGCCGATCTGCGGCGCGCGGGAACGGCGTTGGAGTACGCGGACCGGATCGATCCGGAAACCATGCCGTCGATGGAACGCCAGTCGCGACTGTGGACGGAGAGCGCCCGCAGCCACGTCCAGCGGGGCGAGCACACGGCGGCCCTGCACCTGATGAAACGCGCGGTCACGGTCGGCCCGGAGGCGGTGCGGTTCACCCCGGCGGCACGGGGCGTGATCGCCGAGCTGTGGCGGACCACGCGCGGTCCCCTCCGGAACGATGTCGTGCAACTCGCGGAGAACGTCGGCATCGTCGACTGA
- a CDS encoding ATP-grasp domain-containing protein: protein MPTTLALSAQSTTTGELLAGAAVGRGMAVVVLGGPRPELRGAAAYYGGPRFGDSVAASLDVALLEPADDWLAALPERWTRRGIVATTMGEARRLRTPAFVKPPSDKSFEAAVYADGTRLPAAVPDATPVLVAEIRTFVVEYRLFVLDGVPHTGSRYATFGRLDPMPLTGDPRAGEVFAFARDLLAEHGAGLPSAVVLDVGLAGTADSAEEHWVVVEPNMAWFSNIYAADPARCLDVIVAAAGPRAALRPADTRFARARPAAPADCGTGVRSPYCLPGEP, encoded by the coding sequence ATGCCCACCACCCTCGCGCTCTCCGCCCAATCCACCACCACGGGGGAGTTGTTGGCCGGAGCTGCCGTTGGGCGTGGGATGGCGGTTGTCGTGCTTGGCGGGCCCCGGCCCGAGCTGCGGGGCGCCGCGGCCTACTACGGCGGGCCCCGGTTCGGCGACAGCGTTGCCGCGTCGCTGGATGTGGCGCTGCTGGAGCCTGCGGACGACTGGCTCGCCGCGTTGCCGGAGCGGTGGACGCGGCGGGGGATCGTCGCGACGACGATGGGTGAGGCGCGGCGGTTGCGGACGCCCGCGTTCGTGAAGCCGCCCAGTGACAAGTCGTTCGAGGCGGCCGTGTACGCGGACGGCACCCGGCTGCCCGCCGCCGTCCCCGACGCCACGCCGGTGCTGGTCGCCGAGATCCGGACCTTCGTCGTCGAGTACCGGCTGTTCGTGCTGGACGGCGTCCCGCACACGGGTTCGCGCTACGCGACCTTCGGTCGGCTCGACCCGATGCCGCTGACCGGTGATCCCAGGGCCGGGGAAGTGTTCGCCTTCGCCCGCGACCTGCTCGCCGAGCACGGCGCGGGGTTGCCGAGTGCGGTGGTCCTGGACGTCGGCCTGGCCGGCACCGCCGACAGCGCCGAGGAGCACTGGGTGGTGGTCGAGCCCAACATGGCCTGGTTCAGCAACATCTACGCCGCCGATCCGGCCCGATGCCTGGACGTGATCGTCGCCGCCGCCGGCCCCCGCGCCGCGCTGCGACCGGCCGACACCCGCTTTGCCCGGGCACGACCCGCCGCACCCGCCGACTGCGGGACCGGTGTTCGCTCGCCCTACTGCCTGCCCGGCGAGCCGTAG
- a CDS encoding helix-turn-helix domain-containing protein, with product MGAEQYPTVRRRVLGSNLRRLREDRALLLEDVADALSCHPAKVSRIESGRSGIRALDLKALLDLYDVTDPATREGWLALAREGRRQRWWRDLADRLPQDFLDLIGLEAEVASCLGFQPSIIPGLFQTEEYATAVIRGGTVGPLDEQCRTRVRVRLDRQRVLTREEPAPMRVLMVIGEAALRQEIGGRRVLREQLVRLIEIAQLSNVTVQVLPFSAGAYPGGPTPFSIYGFPPPSGMEVVSLESFTSHAYLERAQDTAHYGKVFADLRGIALSPIESEAFIASSAKELAGRSSCAPTTSQPPRGLTDSRTEEPSGPVTAQPSKRAAEQPS from the coding sequence ATGGGCGCCGAGCAGTACCCGACCGTGCGCAGGCGCGTCCTGGGCTCCAACCTGCGTCGGCTGCGCGAGGATCGCGCGTTGCTCCTGGAGGACGTGGCCGACGCGCTCTCCTGCCATCCCGCCAAGGTGAGCCGGATCGAGTCCGGCCGCAGCGGCATCCGGGCGCTCGACCTCAAGGCGCTGCTCGACCTGTACGACGTGACCGATCCGGCCACGCGCGAGGGCTGGTTGGCGCTGGCGCGCGAGGGCCGGCGACAGCGCTGGTGGCGCGACCTCGCCGACCGACTCCCGCAGGACTTCCTCGACCTGATCGGTCTGGAAGCCGAGGTCGCCTCCTGCCTGGGCTTCCAACCCAGCATCATTCCGGGGCTGTTCCAGACCGAGGAGTACGCGACCGCCGTCATCCGCGGTGGCACTGTGGGACCGCTCGACGAACAGTGCCGGACCAGGGTCCGGGTGCGACTGGATCGGCAGCGGGTGCTGACCCGCGAGGAGCCCGCCCCGATGCGGGTGTTGATGGTCATCGGCGAAGCCGCGCTGCGCCAGGAGATAGGCGGCCGGCGGGTGTTGCGCGAGCAGCTCGTGCGCTTGATCGAAATTGCCCAACTTTCGAACGTGACCGTGCAGGTACTACCCTTTTCGGCAGGCGCCTATCCGGGCGGCCCCACGCCGTTCTCGATCTACGGGTTCCCTCCCCCCTCGGGGATGGAAGTGGTTTCGCTGGAGAGCTTCACCAGCCACGCCTACCTGGAAAGAGCCCAGGACACCGCTCACTACGGCAAGGTTTTCGCGGACTTGCGGGGAATCGCGCTGAGTCCCATCGAGTCCGAGGCCTTCATCGCGTCCAGTGCCAAGGAACTCGCAGGCCGATCGTCCTGCGCACCGACCACCTCGCAGCCCCCTCGCGGCCTCACCGACTCGCGGACCGAAGAGCCGAGTGGCCCGGTAACCGCGCAGCCGAGTAAACGAGCAGCCGAGCAGCCGAGTTAG
- a CDS encoding DUF397 domain-containing protein, whose protein sequence is MPENSPLWVKSSYSMQNGDCTEIRPHPDGRTDVRDSKDPAIGQLTVARAPWAAFVATLRADA, encoded by the coding sequence ATGCCTGAGAACTCACCCCTTTGGGTCAAGAGCAGCTACAGCATGCAGAACGGCGACTGCACCGAGATCCGCCCCCACCCCGACGGCCGCACCGACGTACGCGACAGCAAGGACCCCGCGATCGGGCAGTTGACCGTCGCCCGGGCGCCCTGGGCCGCGTTCGTCGCCACGCTGCGCGCCGACGCCTGA
- the valS gene encoding valine--tRNA ligase has product MPDKPTLDGLEAKWSRVWDETGVYRFDRTRTRDEVYSIDTPPPTVSGSLHVGHVFSYTHTDAVARYRRMCGREVFYPMGWDDNGLPTERRVQNHFGVRCDPALPYDPDFVPPAQPAKRQIPVSRRNFIELCEELTRQDERAFEELWRLLGLSVDWSMTYQTIDAVSRTASQRAFLRNLARGEAYPAEAPTLWDVTFRTAVAQAELEDRERPGAYHRLTFRAPTGDALEIATTRPELLPACVALVAHPDDTRYTHLFGSCARTPLFGVAVPVYAHPLADPEKGSGLAMVCTFGDTTDVTWWRELRLETRPVLDWDGRFRSEPPAGIERPEGIEAYARLAGATVFTARERIVAMLRESGDLVGEPEPITHAVKFYEKGDKPLEIVTTRQWYLRNGGRDADLRGRLLARGAELAWHPAHMKVRYDNWVDGLNGDWLISRQRFFGVPVPLWYPLDEAGLPLHDKPLSPAEADLPIDPYTDVPPGYTEQQRGEPGGFVGDPDVMDTWATSSLTPQIAGGWCRDEDLFARVFPMDLRPQAHEIIRTWLFSSVVRADAEHDSLPFAHAAISGWILDPDRKKMSKSKGNVVTPVDLLAQHGSDAVRYWAANGRPGVDTAFDVGQMKVGRRLAIKLLNVSRFVLSIGAASTGAAEAPEAVTEPLDLALLAELAEVARAAGEAFEDYDYARALERTERFFWYFCDDYVELVKARAYGEAGDEAGAASARAALAGALSVLTRLLAPVLPFATEEVWSWWQEGSVHRAAWPAPAAPPAADRALLGVASGLIAEVRRAKSAAQVSMRAEVAALTVTGDADALARLTPIETDLRAAGHIARIDRVPGSGPLTAEVVLE; this is encoded by the coding sequence ATGCCCGACAAGCCCACCCTCGACGGGCTGGAAGCGAAATGGTCGCGCGTCTGGGACGAGACGGGCGTATACCGCTTCGATCGCACCCGCACCCGCGACGAGGTCTACTCGATCGACACCCCGCCCCCGACGGTCAGCGGATCGCTGCACGTGGGCCACGTCTTCTCGTACACGCACACCGACGCCGTCGCGCGCTACCGGCGCATGTGCGGGCGCGAGGTCTTCTACCCCATGGGCTGGGACGACAACGGCCTGCCCACCGAGCGGCGGGTGCAGAACCACTTCGGCGTGCGCTGCGATCCGGCGCTGCCGTACGACCCGGACTTCGTGCCGCCCGCGCAGCCGGCGAAGCGCCAGATCCCGGTCTCCCGACGCAACTTCATCGAACTGTGCGAGGAACTCACCCGGCAGGACGAGCGCGCGTTCGAGGAGTTGTGGCGACTGCTCGGGCTGTCCGTCGACTGGTCGATGACGTACCAGACCATCGACGCCGTCTCGCGCACCGCGTCACAGCGGGCCTTCCTGCGCAACCTGGCGCGCGGCGAGGCGTACCCGGCCGAGGCGCCCACCCTGTGGGACGTCACCTTCCGCACCGCCGTGGCGCAGGCCGAGCTGGAGGACCGGGAGCGTCCCGGCGCCTACCACCGGCTGACCTTCCGCGCCCCGACCGGCGACGCGCTGGAGATCGCCACCACCCGGCCGGAGTTGCTGCCCGCGTGCGTGGCCCTGGTCGCGCACCCCGACGACACCCGCTACACCCACCTGTTCGGCTCGTGCGCCCGCACCCCGCTGTTCGGCGTCGCCGTGCCGGTGTACGCCCACCCGCTGGCCGATCCGGAGAAGGGCTCCGGGCTGGCCATGGTGTGCACGTTCGGCGACACCACCGACGTCACCTGGTGGCGCGAACTGCGCCTGGAGACCCGGCCCGTCCTCGACTGGGACGGCAGGTTCCGGAGCGAGCCGCCGGCCGGGATCGAGCGGCCCGAGGGGATCGAGGCGTACGCGCGCCTCGCCGGCGCCACCGTGTTCACCGCACGCGAGCGGATCGTGGCGATGTTGCGCGAGAGCGGCGACCTGGTCGGCGAGCCCGAGCCGATCACGCACGCGGTCAAGTTCTACGAGAAGGGCGACAAGCCGCTCGAGATCGTCACCACCCGGCAGTGGTACCTGCGCAACGGCGGACGCGACGCGGACCTGCGCGGCCGACTGCTGGCCCGGGGCGCCGAGTTGGCCTGGCATCCCGCGCACATGAAGGTCCGCTACGACAACTGGGTCGACGGCCTCAACGGCGACTGGCTGATCAGCCGGCAGCGCTTCTTCGGCGTGCCGGTGCCGCTGTGGTACCCGCTGGACGAGGCCGGCCTGCCGCTCCACGACAAGCCGCTGTCGCCCGCCGAGGCCGACCTGCCGATCGACCCGTACACCGACGTGCCGCCCGGATACACCGAGCAACAGCGGGGCGAGCCGGGCGGGTTCGTCGGCGACCCGGACGTGATGGACACCTGGGCGACGTCCTCGCTGACCCCGCAGATCGCGGGCGGCTGGTGTCGGGACGAGGACCTGTTCGCCCGGGTGTTCCCGATGGACCTGCGGCCGCAGGCGCACGAGATCATCCGTACCTGGCTGTTCTCCTCCGTGGTGCGCGCCGACGCGGAGCACGACAGCCTGCCGTTCGCGCACGCGGCGATCTCCGGCTGGATCCTGGACCCGGACCGCAAGAAGATGTCCAAGTCCAAGGGCAACGTGGTCACCCCGGTCGACCTGCTCGCGCAGCACGGCTCCGACGCGGTGCGCTACTGGGCGGCGAACGGCCGGCCCGGCGTGGACACCGCGTTCGACGTCGGGCAGATGAAGGTCGGCCGGCGGCTGGCGATCAAGCTGCTCAACGTGAGCCGCTTCGTGTTGTCGATCGGCGCGGCGTCGACCGGTGCCGCCGAGGCGCCCGAGGCGGTGACCGAACCGCTCGACCTGGCCCTGCTCGCCGAGTTGGCGGAGGTGGCCCGGGCGGCGGGGGAGGCGTTCGAGGACTACGACTACGCGCGGGCCCTGGAGCGGACCGAGCGCTTCTTCTGGTACTTCTGCGACGACTACGTCGAGTTGGTCAAGGCGCGCGCGTACGGCGAGGCCGGCGACGAGGCGGGCGCCGCCTCGGCCCGGGCCGCACTGGCGGGCGCGCTGTCGGTACTGACGCGGCTGCTCGCGCCGGTGTTGCCGTTCGCCACCGAGGAGGTGTGGTCCTGGTGGCAGGAGGGCTCGGTGCACCGGGCGGCCTGGCCCGCCCCGGCCGCACCGCCGGCGGCCGACCGGGCCCTGCTCGGCGTCGCGTCCGGCCTGATCGCCGAGGTGCGCCGGGCCAAGTCCGCCGCGCAGGTGTCGATGCGCGCCGAGGTGGCCGCGCTCACCGTCACCGGCGACGCCGACGCGCTGGCCCGCCTCACGCCGATCGAGACCGACCTGCGCGCGGCCGGCCACATCGCCCGGATCGACCGGGTGCCGGGGAGCGGGCCGCTGACGGCGGAGGTCGTGCTCGAGTAG
- a CDS encoding DUF7065 domain-containing protein: MTTSHPDDRFHPPADDDPYWSETSWFTFTVPHKRLSGQLYPFFRANQGVAAGGAYFWDDSGQHPHDAVYAKNFWHLPIPDQDLTDLRLPNGFRVRCVEPQRVYEVGYDDPDGGDEIHVDLTFTGLLPPHYLGEKHLDQPGRYTGTVVLRGEEIPIDSYGFRDRSWGPRSQSTASASS, translated from the coding sequence ATGACCACTTCCCACCCCGACGACAGGTTCCACCCGCCGGCCGACGACGACCCGTACTGGTCGGAGACCTCCTGGTTCACCTTCACCGTGCCGCACAAGCGGTTGTCCGGGCAGCTGTACCCGTTCTTCCGGGCGAACCAGGGGGTCGCGGCGGGCGGCGCCTACTTCTGGGACGACAGCGGACAACACCCGCACGACGCGGTCTACGCCAAGAACTTCTGGCATCTGCCGATCCCCGACCAGGACCTGACCGACCTGCGCCTGCCGAACGGCTTCCGGGTGCGCTGCGTGGAGCCGCAGCGGGTGTACGAGGTCGGCTACGACGACCCCGACGGCGGCGACGAGATCCACGTCGACCTCACCTTCACCGGCCTGCTGCCGCCGCACTACCTGGGCGAGAAGCACCTCGACCAGCCCGGCCGCTACACCGGCACGGTGGTGCTGCGCGGCGAGGAGATCCCGATCGACTCCTACGGCTTCCGGGACCGTTCGTGGGGTCCGCGCTCCCAGTCAACCGCCTCGGCTTCTTCCTGA
- a CDS encoding heme/hemin ABC transporter substrate-binding protein, producing the protein MRLRRTSLKVAAAVLALTAFATACGDDDKKSDAKTAKPDQAAAALPATVDTTMGKVTVKDASRIVPLGGDIAQTVYALGLASNVVGVDTSGAVLPESKGKPTFGNSRSLNSEGILAQRPTVAIGSASVGPRSAVDQLKAAGVPIVLVPDSAKPEDAITRITTIATALGVPDKGKTLADRTAGEIATAKAKGAQATTKPRVAFLYIRGQANLYQIGGKGLGPDSMITAAGGIDTGTELGVQMSAALTPEAMVAAKPDVILVFQKGLESVGGVDGVLKLPGVAQTPAGQNRKVVAMDDLELGGGGPTAGVALNKLVDLLHG; encoded by the coding sequence ATGCGTCTGCGCCGAACCAGCTTGAAGGTGGCCGCGGCCGTCCTCGCCCTCACCGCGTTCGCCACGGCGTGCGGCGACGACGACAAGAAGTCCGACGCCAAGACCGCCAAGCCCGACCAGGCCGCCGCCGCGCTGCCCGCCACCGTGGACACCACGATGGGCAAGGTCACCGTCAAGGACGCGAGCCGCATCGTGCCGCTCGGCGGCGACATCGCGCAGACCGTCTACGCCCTCGGCCTGGCCTCGAACGTGGTCGGCGTGGACACCTCCGGCGCGGTCCTGCCGGAGAGCAAGGGCAAGCCCACCTTCGGCAACTCGCGCAGCCTCAACTCCGAGGGCATCCTCGCCCAGCGGCCCACCGTCGCGATCGGCAGCGCCTCGGTCGGCCCGCGCAGCGCGGTCGACCAGCTCAAGGCGGCCGGCGTACCGATCGTGCTGGTCCCGGACAGCGCCAAGCCCGAGGACGCAATCACCCGGATCACCACCATCGCCACCGCGCTCGGCGTGCCGGACAAGGGCAAGACGCTGGCCGACCGCACCGCCGGCGAGATCGCCACCGCCAAGGCCAAGGGCGCACAGGCCACCACCAAGCCGCGCGTGGCGTTCCTCTACATTCGCGGACAGGCCAACCTGTACCAGATCGGTGGCAAGGGCCTGGGCCCCGACAGCATGATCACCGCCGCCGGCGGCATCGACACCGGCACCGAACTGGGCGTACAGATGTCCGCCGCGCTCACCCCGGAGGCGATGGTCGCGGCCAAGCCCGACGTGATCCTCGTCTTCCAAAAGGGCCTCGAGTCGGTCGGCGGCGTCGACGGCGTGCTCAAGCTGCCCGGCGTGGCGCAGACCCCGGCAGGCCAGAACCGCAAGGTCGTCGCGATGGACGACCTGGAACTGGGCGGCGGCGGCCCGACCGCGGGCGTCGCGCTGAACAAGCTCGTCGACCTCCTGCATGGCTAG